One window of the Roseofilum reptotaenium CS-1145 genome contains the following:
- a CDS encoding RNA methyltransferase, protein MNDRPKLSAIKIVLVEPSGPLNVGSIARIMKNMGLSQLVLVNPQCDLQSPEAKQMAVHAQEILSSAQVVDSLPEALQNCQKVAATMGRTISLPTALETPNTLVPWLLSGESALIFGREDRGLTNEELNLAQRFVQIPSHPVYPSLNLAQSVAICCYELYRCTLETQTEEVNSSASNLASRQVLEAYYDHLESLLLEIGYLYPHTANRRMEKLKRFYNRAYPTEADVAMLRGILSQVQWAISNASPSKGSS, encoded by the coding sequence ATGAACGATCGCCCCAAGCTCTCAGCGATTAAAATTGTTTTAGTCGAGCCATCTGGCCCCTTAAATGTGGGATCGATCGCCCGTATCATGAAAAATATGGGCTTAAGTCAATTGGTATTAGTTAATCCTCAATGCGATCTTCAGAGTCCAGAAGCCAAACAAATGGCAGTTCATGCTCAGGAAATCTTGAGTTCTGCCCAGGTGGTGGATTCTCTACCCGAAGCCTTGCAGAATTGTCAAAAAGTAGCAGCGACGATGGGACGCACCATCAGTTTACCAACAGCACTGGAAACCCCCAATACTTTAGTTCCTTGGCTTCTTAGTGGTGAAAGCGCCCTCATATTTGGCCGAGAAGACCGGGGGTTAACGAATGAAGAGCTGAATTTAGCACAACGTTTTGTGCAAATTCCCTCTCATCCCGTCTATCCTTCTCTGAATTTAGCTCAATCGGTCGCCATTTGCTGCTATGAACTGTATCGGTGTACCCTGGAAACGCAGACAGAAGAGGTTAATTCTAGCGCGTCCAATCTTGCCTCACGGCAGGTTCTAGAAGCCTATTACGATCACTTAGAATCTCTGTTATTGGAGATTGGTTATTTGTATCCCCATACCGCTAATCGACGGATGGAAAAACTGAAACGGTTTTATAATCGTGCTTATCCGACAGAAGCAGACGTGGCGATGCTCCGGGGAATACTCTCTCAGGTACAATGGGCGATCTCCAACGCTTCCCCATCCAAGGGTTCATCGTAG